In Bacteroidota bacterium, a single window of DNA contains:
- a CDS encoding glutathione peroxidase produces the protein MKLTGKKTLKYLLVLFITTTTLMKALAQENKNFHDFTVETIDGKQIALSEFKGKKILVVNTASKCGFTPQYAELQKLYEEYGGDKFTIIGFPANNFLKQEPGSNEEIKTFCEINYGVTFPMMAKISVKGKDINPLYSWLTNKELNGVMDAEVKWNFQKFMIDENGNLLDVIPPRESPYTDKIVTWLSN, from the coding sequence ATGAAACTTACAGGCAAAAAAACACTGAAATACCTGCTTGTTTTATTCATTACCACAACAACTTTAATGAAAGCATTAGCGCAGGAGAATAAAAATTTTCACGATTTCACGGTTGAAACAATAGACGGAAAGCAAATAGCTTTATCTGAATTTAAAGGCAAGAAAATTCTCGTGGTCAACACGGCTTCAAAATGTGGGTTTACGCCTCAATATGCTGAATTGCAGAAGCTATATGAAGAGTACGGAGGGGACAAATTTACCATTATAGGTTTTCCGGCGAATAATTTTTTAAAACAGGAACCTGGCAGCAATGAAGAAATTAAAACCTTTTGTGAGATCAATTATGGGGTAACGTTTCCAATGATGGCTAAAATTTCGGTGAAAGGCAAGGATATAAACCCATTATACTCCTGGCTGACAAATAAGGAGCTTAATGGGGTTATGGATGCCGAAGTTAAATGGAACTTTCAGAAATTCATGATAGATGAAAACGGGAACCTCTTGGATGTTATACCACCCCGGGAAAGTCCTTACACTGACAAAATCGTTACCTGGCTCAGTAATTAA
- a CDS encoding rubredoxin, translating to METGAFFKITYGLYIVSSLNAEQKYNGHISNTVFQVTANPPRFAVASHKENLTTAYIRESGLFSISVLKQETGMGFIGPWGFQSGKDINKFAKVNYIKGKSGVPIVTENVIAYLECNLEQTIDTGSHILFIGKVSDAKILDSESLPLTYSWYREVIKGLSPEKAPTFTNYAKQQDKIDEMEMKNSENKKTKHRCLVCGYVYDPQEGDPSKNISPGTAFEDLADDWTCPVCGVGKKEFMAEE from the coding sequence ATGGAAACCGGTGCCTTTTTTAAAATCACTTATGGTCTTTATATAGTAAGTTCTCTCAACGCGGAACAGAAATATAACGGACATATTTCCAATACTGTTTTTCAGGTCACAGCCAACCCACCGAGATTTGCAGTCGCGAGTCATAAAGAAAATCTCACAACGGCGTATATCAGGGAAAGTGGATTATTTTCCATTTCTGTTCTTAAACAGGAAACAGGAATGGGATTTATTGGCCCATGGGGCTTTCAATCCGGAAAAGACATAAATAAGTTCGCAAAGGTCAACTATATCAAAGGTAAAAGCGGAGTTCCTATTGTCACGGAAAATGTCATAGCCTATCTTGAATGTAATCTGGAACAAACTATTGATACAGGATCCCATATTCTCTTTATTGGGAAAGTATCGGATGCCAAAATCCTGGATAGTGAATCACTTCCTTTAACCTATAGTTGGTACAGAGAGGTAATTAAGGGACTTTCGCCGGAAAAAGCACCTACATTCACAAATTATGCTAAACAACAAGATAAAATAGATGAAATGGAAATGAAAAATTCAGAAAATAAAAAAACCAAACATCGCTGTCTGGTTTGTGGCTATGTTTATGATCCGCAGGAAGGGGATCCATCCAAAAACATTTCCCCGGGAACGGCATTTGAGGATTTAGCCGATGATTGGACCTGCCCGGTATGTGGTGTTGGTAAAAAAGAATTTATGGCTGAAGAATAA